The DNA region TTGGAGGGAAACCACTGAATCTCATTCATCATTCATACAGGACATCCTTGGAAGAAATGAAAGCTCAGGCAAGAAAGTCCCCAGTATATGAAAGCCATATTGACTACATTGGGTTCGTGTGAACTAACAAAGGGTAATCAATAcgtcatatataatatataattaatgtataTAAACAGATATGTATTAGTTGCTTACACTGTGCCAACCACAGTGTAGGTACTGAGGAATCAGAAATGAATGAGGCTCAGTTGTTTCCCTGCTGGCATTCTGCCTGGAGTGAcctagaaagagaaaggaaaggtagGTTGAGTCATTGGTTGCTTTGGGGGggattgttttaatattttatttataataaaataaaaaattttactaCACCAAATTTTACTATACtacccccaaaatattttaatttcactaaTACACAAAATTGAGattattttacattctcttctGTACATCTTCAAAATCTGGTATTTTATACTGACAGAACATCTCAATTTGGACCtcccacatttcaagggctcattAGCCACATGAAACTAAATGGTATGGAAAGACATTGCCCGCACCCTGTGCCTTGTGAATAGAGTCTTGCTACTCAGATCCAAACCTGACTTCACCCCTTTTTACCCCAGGACctggtaaaaattaaataagaatgcTGTGCTCTTTTCCTCAACTGTGCACCTCTATCTTGGGGGTGATTgtgcaaatgaaaattaaaagctaCGTAGCATCAGAGCCTGGCACAAGGAAACCCTCAATAAAATCTTATAGTATGGTTTACTCTCCTCATCACCATCATGATCACCATCATCACATTCATGATTATTTTGGAGTGCTTAGGGAACAGTTTGGAGAAATCTGTCTCCTGCTCTCATGTGAGTGATGCCTGTGGAAGCTAGAAATGGTGTTGGAGGAGAGCAGAATTCTGAATGAGAGTTCTGAAATCCCCAACaggaaaaagaatgtaaactTCATGGATCTCTGAGCTGGAACTTTGCATATCGCTGCCCTCCCATCTGGCCAGCCCCAGCTCATCTAGTTGTTGAGGAAACAGTTCCCGGCAGTCCCTCTTCCATCCACCATCTCCCTGGGCACTCACTGGTCTGTGCTGTACCTCTGTTGAGTCATGACTAGGAGTTCAGATtcactcccccttccttcctggtGAATGATGCTGGCTGAAGCTTTGTCTTCAGGACTGGCAGGAAGACAGACTCAGGCATGAATCCTGTTATGCGGATGATGACTATGGGAGGAGAAGACAGTATGCAGTCTAATGGTCCTGGTACCCATGAAGGCTGGAGACATTGGTTAATTATTTATTCCTGTATGACCTTGAGAGCTCAATGCCCAGAGCTCATAATTAGCAAAATTGGTCCATGTCATCCCAATCTCTGAGGACTTCCTAgtaacagaagaagaaaagaagaaaagtgagttTATTTAGAAGGGTCTGGGCCCTTCCTCTTCTCAGGAGAAAGTTCACCTGCACACTTTGCTTCTGACTTCCAATTTCAAGAATCTTAGCATAAAGTACAGACtcctttttttcaatttaatttatgaCTTTTTGACTTTGACATCTGCAAATCCATTATGTCGACCATGTAAATCAGGGAGAATTCAGTCTTCTATACCAGGAATCAGAAACTATTTTCATCTTCTCAGTTAGGATTTATGTCTCTAAGAGGAACTTCCGATTTCCCTTTTTTAcgttttttttcccttacttaAATGACAGCCCAAGTCCTAGTTTTTCTTTCgttgatgtatgtatgtatttagaatattattaatttttatatgcttatttataaCTTGCtacttttcttaaataaacaaGAGTATCTAACAAGATTGCAGTCAATGTGTCAGCCAGAGCTACGCTCCTCTCAAAGTTTGACCGAGAGGAGACCTCTGTTCAAGCCCACTCACATAGATGTTGGAAGGATGGAATCCCTTGTGGGTGTTGGCCAGAGGTATTCTTTAGTTCTCAGCCACATGGGTCTTTCATGGGGAAGCTCACACATGGCAGTTGGCTTCCATCAGAATAGGCAGACAGGTGATAGAGAAACAACAGACTGGAAGATAAAAGTTAGAGTCTTTTTGTaccctaatctcagaagtgacatcccatcagtTTTGCCATGTTGTGTTGGTTGGAAGCAAGTCACTAGCCCAGGACACACTTAAGGGGATGAGTCTCCACAATGCCATAAATATAGGAGGTGGAGGTCATTGGGAGCATTAAAATCTGCCCACCATACGAGCCTCACCCTTTACCAGGACGTTGGTCTCTAAACAACACAAGACTCTGGAGATGTCTCTCCTTCCCAACACGGTCCACAACCCATCATGCTAAAAGGCTCTCAACAAATTTCCCCTGCAGAAGATCTGACATGTGGGCAGAAATTGCCTCTGATTTGGTATTTCTGCAGATCCCACCATGTTGCTTTAGCACATGTAGTCAGAAGAAGCTGATGCAATTTCTCTTCTATCACCAGGGTCCCTCCATTGACATCCCACCAAGATGTAGCCATTCTGTGCTGAAATTCAACAAATGTCCCCAGTGGTTTCTGATTTCTGTACAACGAGAATTCATTTTCCCcagaatgtattttctttagatTACTTTGTGTTCACAGATCctaatgtttaaataaatgtgatttgggcctgtggggtttttttttctggttgacaaaataaattgtatgtaaatgatgGTCTCTTGCAACCTGCCACATCTTACCCACGTGGTTCTCCTGGCTCAGAGGATTCTTGATGAGTAACTCAGAGATTGAGCTGTCATTATCTGATGCAAAGAAAGATCAATTAAACCAAGATGGTGAAGAAGGCAACCTcggcctctgtccctcccacccccagagatcAATGATTAGCTATCCATGCACAAAAATAGCTCTGGAAGATCTCAGAAGTCGACTTAAGAAACTTCTGCAAACAGCAGAacaaaatacctgggaataaccacacaaaagggaaggaagaacagcTTTATTTTGCCTGCATCATTCCATCTCCCCAGTTAGGACTGCTTAGCACCAAGAGGGAACTCCCCAGCTAGAAGAGTTCCCCTCAACAGGAAGGGGAGAGTGGGGCAAGTAACCAGCTTGCCCAGCCTTTCAGTGCACTGCACAAAGGGCTTgcttcggtttttttttttttaataattttttattatgttatgttagccaccatacagtatatccttagtttttgatgtaaagttccatgattcattatttgtgtataacacccagtgcaccatgcaatatgtgccctccttaatacccatcaccagcctatcccaatcccccacccatctcccctctgaagccctcagtttgtttcccagagtccagagtctctcatggttcattcccccttctgtttacccccccttcattcttcccttccttctcctactgatattcctgctatttcttatgttccataaatgagtgaaaccataggataattgtctttctctgcttgacttatttcacttagcataatctcctccagtcccatccatgttgctgggtaatcgttctttctgatgctTCAGTTTTAATGCATGCACAGAATGGCAAAGCTTGCACATATAGATACAGttagaaacaaggaagaagtgTAAGGACTACCAATATCAGCCACAAGTGGGTATAGTACTGACATAAATATAGATAACCAATGGTACAGAGTCAaggacccagaaataaacccctgcatatacagtcaactaatatctgacaagggagccaagaacactcaatggggaaaggatattcttttcaaaaaatagtgttgggaaaactagattaCCACATTCAGAGGAATAAAATTAGACCCTTAttttacaccactcacaaaaatgaacttaaatggattaaagacctaaacatagcggggcgcctgggtggcacagcggttaagcgtctgccttcagctcagggcgtgatcccggcgttacgggatcaagccccacatcaggctcttccactatgagcctgcttcttcctctccgactccccctgcttgtgttccctctctcgctggctgtctctatctctgtcgaataaataaataaaatctttaaaaaaaaagacctaaacataagacctgaaaacataaaactcctagaagaaaacataggggaaaaactCCTTCACATTGGTCTGGCAGTAATTTCCTGGACAGGAcactaaaagcacaagcaacaaaagcaaaaataaagaagtgggaccacatcaaactaaaaagcttctgcatagcaaaagaaacaaaaaaaaaaaaatgaagaagcaaccacagaatgagagaatggGAGGACATATTTGGAAATCTTACATCTGATaaaaagttaatatccaaaatatataaagaacacataactcaatgacaaaaataaaataaaaaaattaaaatgggcagaggagctAAGTAGGCAGTTTTCCAAAGTAGGCTAACAGATGACCAACAGTTACATGAAAGGTGtttgacatcactcatcatcagggaaatgcaaagcaaaaccacactgagatatcaacTCATatctgttagaatgactatcttcaaagacacataaaacaaatgttggcaagaatgtggagaaaagggaacccttgtgtactgttgtgGGAATGTACATCAGTATGAacattatggaaaacagcatgtagttgtctcaaaatattaaaaatagaactaccatatgacccaacaatctCACTTCTTGGCATATATCTAAAGGAAGTGAAAACAGGGTGTCAAAGAGTTATCTGTGCTCCCATGTTCACTCCAGCATTATTCacattatccaaaatataaaaacaatccaagtgtctgtcaacagacgaatggataaagaagatgggacatatatatatatatatatatacacacacaatggaatattatttagctataagaaagaagcaaattctgccatttgcaacagagATAGAcgttgagggcattatgctaagtgaaataagtctgagaaagacaaatactgcatgatatctCTTATATGTGGCATCAAAAACAGccaaaatcatagaaacaaaaagtaaaaaagtagTTATCAGGGGTCGGGGTGAAGTAAGGATATGTTggttaaagggtacaaacttccagttataagagaAACAAGTTCTGGGAATCcaacgtacagcatggtgattgtAGTTAACGATACCgtagtatatatttaaaagttgctaagaaagtagatcttaaatgttctcaccacaaaaaaagaaatggtaattatgcgACATAATGGAAGTGTTAGCTAACTCTATGGTGGCAATCGCTTTGCAATATATCAGTGTaccaaatcaacacattgtacatcttaaacGTACACAATGTTGCAtatcaattatagctcaataggggcgcctgggtggcacagcggttaagcgtctgccttcggctcagggcgtgatcccggcgttctgggatcgagccccacatcaggctcctctgctggaagcctgcttcttcctctcccactccccctgcttgtgttccctctctcgctggctgtctctctgtcaaataaataaataaaatctttaaaaaaaaattatagctccATAAAgttgaaataagaaatatatcaACCACAGAgtagatgatgatgataaggaTATCCATATTTACTTAGTTCTTACCATGTGCATATTGTCTGTTTAATCCTAGAGTGCTTTCAGATAAGTATCACTTAAAATGAAGGATTAGAGGCCACAAaagttataaagaaatatatcCCAGTGCACTCAGCTAATGCATTAGAAGAGCTGATGTTGCAAATCGAATTTTGGCCTACAGAGCCCATATGTTCAGACTATACACTGGCCTGTTACTATATTGATTATGACAGTTTGCCTTCATTGATCTCCTACTACACACTAAATCATTTTATATTCAGCACATTCGGTGATATCTTCTCAACCAGACTTTCATTTAAGTGCTCTTGTTGTCATAACTCTATAGatgagaaatttaaatagaaataggtTATAATATTTGGGCAGTGGAGTATTTTCTTATCCCACATTTTTTCTACTATCTCTGTTTCCTACTCTAATCGAAAATTGTCACACCACATTCGATGGCTGTGTGAGTCTTCCAGTCTTTTCCTATGCACTCTTCCAAAtctaaatctaaaaacaaacaaacaaaaaccaaagcgCTACCTCTGAGTAAAGTCTACCATTTGACATCAAATGGCAACATAACTTTCCCACTTAACAAGGTTCTTTGGCTATCACTTAGGTTTGCATAAATGGATATGCAAATATAGAAATGTAGTGATTTTTATTGGATGGTAACCTCCTGCTAACTGTTTTGGCTTCATCATCTGTCAATTTCATGCCCTTCTTCAATATCAAAGTTCCTTATCAATGTAGTTGGTAGGTGATTTACCTCAGAGGTAAAAGGCCGAGTAAATTAAACTAGTTGTTGGACAGGTTTTCAGAAAGCCAAGATTATTACCAAAAAACTATGTATGACATTTCTAAAGAAAGATGGATACTCAtgttgaagaaccaaatggagcCCAAAGACTGATTTATCAATGACAGAAGACAAGGAAGCATGGTAGCAAAGTGGAGTCCTAAACAGGCCAttactagagaaagaaaagagctcaCCTTTGCTGACAACATAAACCTTTGCTgctgaggatttttttaaaaaatgaagacaaagtaCAATTTATTTATGATGAAATTTGTGACTTAGTAATCCTCAGATACCATTAGAGCCACCCATCTACTGGAAATATGATACCAGTACTTAGATCTCAGTTGTACACTCCTaacaaagatatattttaaaaccaccttAATTTTATGAGCTCATTTTGCAATATTCCAACTGCACACAACTCCCATAACACACATTTCTCCTCATGTTATAATTTAACATTCAGGGTTCAGTCAAGAAAAAAGATatcaggggcacgtgggtggcttaggtggttaaacatctgactcttgttttcagttcaggtcatgatctcagggtcatgggatcaagcacccagttgggctccattctcagtatggagtctgcttaacattctctccctctccccctgcccctccccccactcacattctctctctctctctcaaataaataaataaatagaaaaaagaaatcaagctaattattttaataaaaagaattgaGTGTGGTAGTTGGTTAAACAGCTACTGCAGGACAAAGCAAAAAATGGAACAATGTGGTGAGAGACAAGCCAATAAACACCGAGGGCTTAGGGGTTTAGAGGGAGTGGTGAACTTTACTTAATTTTAGGCTATAAAGACACTTGCTGaccattattaaaaatatgtaacaggggggcgcctgggtggcacagcggttaggcgtctgccttcagctcagggcatgatcccggcgttatgggatcgagccccacatcagtctcctccactatgagcctgcttcttcctctcccactccccctgcttgtgttccctctctcgctggctgttcctatctctgtcaaatgaataaaatcttaaaaaaaaatatgtaacaggagcacctgggtggcgcagtcgttaagcgtctgccttcggctcagggcgtgatcccagcgttgtgggatcgagccccacatcaggctcctccactatgagcctgcttcttcctctcccactccccctgcttgtgttccctctctcgctggctgtctctgtcaaataaataaataaaatcttaaaaaaataaaataaaataaaaataaaaatatgtaacaactcttaactatagagaacaaacagggttactGGAGAGGAGGTGAAcaggaggatgggttaaatgggtaatacgtattaaggagggcacttgggatgagcatggggtgttgtatgtaagtgatgaatcactaaatttcacaactaaaaataatattatactgtatgttaactaactggaatttaagtaaaaatttgaagaaagtaTAGAAGGGTGAGTTTGGAGCAGAGAGACTTAACCAGCACAATGAAAAGCTTATAAGAACAATGTTGAAGAGCaatttgaagaaaacatttgaagaacaatgtatttgaagaaaacattttaaaaaaaacatcgCTTGGAGCTACAACACGTTTTTTCATAACTTGATCTCTTTAGGGACTCACAACTAAACCATCttgggtgttttttaaaaatcctcataCCTAGACACACACCTGTtcaactaaatcagaatctctggtgATGAGACTCAGTCATCATTATTTACAAGACTCCTCAGGAGATTCTAACAAAATCCATGGTTAAGGACCAGTAAACGGCATCCTTAGACATTACCTGAATAAACAGCTTTGACAGAtgcaaaatttgtatggaaaataCACAGAAACCATGGAAAAGGAAATAACTGTTAGGTATGTGAAAAGAAAGTTGtaagggcacctaggtggctcagttggttagccacccaactcttggtctcaggtcaggtcatggtctcaggatcgtgggattgagcctcgtgacaggctccaagctcagtggggagtctgcttgatattctctccctgtgcccctccttcccctctcaaataagtaaataaatcattcAAAAAGAGAGTGAGTTCTACATTTCACCTGGATACCAGGGTCCAGGTGAGGAGAACTTCATGCATTCGTTATGATGTATAAAGCATCCCAGAATACTCTcccaatccaattaaaaacaaatttaaaaagtagtattCATATATGAAACAGGAAGAGGAATGAAAACCATGAGACTGAAAAAATAATGTGACCAAGAAAGCAGTATCTCCTGGTCTATATGTTTGgttttgccaatttttttcaaCCCACACTTCAAAAAGGATTGCACACATACTGAGATTAGCCTGTTCTTCTAAGGAACCTCCATAGGGCACTCTTGATGTCCCTGTTCCTTAGGCTGtaaatgaaggggttcagcatgggggtgaccacagTATACACCACTGAGGCCACCATATCCTTCCTGGGGGAAGGCAATAATGCTGATCCAAGGTACACTCCAATAGCAGTTccataaaacaagcaaacaactgacaggtgggagccacaggtggagaaggctttgTACTTCCCACCTGCGGATGAGACTCTCAGAATGGAGGAAACAATTTTATAGTAAGAGAAAAAGATCCCTGAGATAGGAAGAAAGCCAGAGATGGCACCCACAAAATACATGACTATGTTATTGGTGAAAGTGCCAGAACAGGCAAGGCTGAGGAGTTGAGAAGGGTCgcagaaaaaattagaaatttccaTATCCTTGAAGCAGGTAAGTTGTAACACAGTCAAATTGTGCACCTGGGAGTCCAAAAGGCTaacaaaaacagacaacaaaacCAACAAGCCACAGAGGCGGGGGTTCATTATGACTGAGTAGTGTAgagggtgacagatggccacaaaccgGTCATATGCCATTGCAGTCAGAAGCATACTGTCCATACATCCAAAAAGGATCAAAAAAGACATCTGAGTCAGGCAACCCACATAGGAGATGGCTCTGCTCTGAGTTTGGATGCCCACGAtcatcttggggatggtggtggaggtgaaaccaATGTCAGCCAAGGAcaggttggagaggaagaagtacatgggggtgtggaggtgggagtcacagctgacggccaggatgatgagcaggttcccCAGCACGGTGACCAGGTACATGGACAGGAACAGCCCAAAGAgaaggggctgcagttctggatCGTCTGAGAGTCCCGTGAGGAAGAATTCTGAGACACTCGTTAGATTTTGTTGTTCTATGTGGCTTGGAcaccttttgaaaaagaaaagggggttGGAAAAGTGAATCAAGTAAATGGGCATCCAGCACTGTGTCCCTGTTGTGTATTCAAGCAGttcacaaataaaatattcatacttGCGGTCATACACCCTAGTGCCTTCAGCAATATTTCTCAGTGTGACACATCCTATTTCTTAGAACTTATTTCCTCATTGGTTTCTGCTTTATTCATCTCTTTCTATACACATTACCTTAGAGAAACTCTTCCTGACGGTTATCAGAGAATCAAGAATGTAAGAGATAACAAATCCATGATCATAGTAAATACAACCTTCTTCTTTAAGAGAAaccataaaattagaaatacccttcctcctttaagaaaaaaaaaacattctaatttaaagaaattttgaagcagttaaaaatatcttattttattcaaatgcAATGCTAGATATTCTCTTCATTTAGAGTATTTATAAATACTCCATGAAAGGCAGAACTGTGCAACCTGGATTCTAAATTAGAGTTGaatgttcaaaatttaaaaatattttttgtattagcTATCTTCATGGGTTTTATCaacctttgattttctttcttctctccttcatgGAAATAAGTTATGACCCAATGCTGGCtgtcttttaaaagttatttagtACATAATTCCTACCATTGGCTTTGGCAGACTTCAAGTTTTGATAAATATGGTTTAGTTAAGTGCACATTATCATACAACATTGATGACTATGAAGAtagtttcttctttgtttctgtgaACAATGGAAAGTTCTATCCAGTATTTAACAGATCTAAAAAATTCTGATGCCTTCTCTGTGCCAAAAGGTATAGGCTCTGGGgattcagaaataaatgagacTCAGTTGTTTCCCTCCATATGCTAAAGACGTACTTGTATAAACAAAAGTGAAATGTCCTGTTAGAGTTGTAGGGAAATCAAAACTTCAGGTCACCAGATATTTAAGTCCAGTGACATGAAAATTAGCTTTATCATTATTagtaataaaatatctaaaatttaatttgtgcttggggttcctgagtggctcagtcggttaagcatctgcctttggctcaggtcatgatctcaggatcgatCCCCGCATGGGTCTCCCTGttcagcgaagagtctgcttctccctctccctctgcccctccccctgcttgtcctctctctctctgtctcaaataaataaataaaatcttaaaaaattttaatttgcccTTACTTTATGCATTCATCACATATTTATTGCATAGAAGGCATCTGTTATTTGTTTAATCCTTATTCAGTTGAGCTGTATCAACTAGGAATCAACTTAGATGACAACCCTAATTCTCAGAGATACCAAGAATTCGCCCCATAGCACACTAATAATAAATGGAGCAGAcaggatttaaaattaaattgtcatTCTCTGAGTCCCATTAACTTCCTTGTTTCCAGAATTTCTGAAAGTTTTAAGCAGAGACACAGAAGTTTTAACTACAGGCACATCTGAGATacatttttaactgttttcagtTTCCTGAGTAGAAACGGACCCCAAGACTGACTTTATGTCTCCCTTTGTGATTGAGTAGGCTGATTATAAGAATAGGGGAGGTGGGCAtgtgggtgcctcagttggttaagcatctgcttaaGAGATAACAAATCCTTCCAAAGGATCCAAATCCTTCCAAAGAGATAACAAAGAGATATCTCTTCGGCTCAGGATGATCTTGGGTccagagatggagccccacattgggctccctattcagcagggagcctgtttctccctctctctctgctcccctattcctcctctctctcttgctagctctctatcttaaataaataaataaataaattttttaaaaggatggagTTCTATCCAGaaacaggggagagagagagagagagagagggagaaagcatgcGATATCTCCCCTAAATAATCATTTGCCAACTCTCTATGATCATTACCTGTGATCTCAGCCATTCTTCCTGCAGTTGATGCAGGAAGTGCTATCTACTGCTCTCCAACAGTGGTCTACCAGAAACCCCTAGAGGAAGTGACATGACCATTTTGGTTTGGCAGGGTAGAAGACTAGTTTGATGCCCCGATTCAAACATGGCATCAATCCtttcaaactcatgacctcatACAAGTTACATAAAATGCTGCACTCCTTTCATCTTATGTAAAATAATAGTAACTTGTGCACTTACAATTTGGGACAGATTATGTGGACGAAATCAAACAAGAGATGTAAAATACATATCTCAGAGCCTGGCATTTAGGAAGCCCTCAATAAAAGTACATGATGTTGTGGTTAATGGTCAATGTCATCCTCCTCCTTCCAATCA from Ursus arctos isolate Adak ecotype North America unplaced genomic scaffold, UrsArc2.0 scaffold_14, whole genome shotgun sequence includes:
- the LOC113242950 gene encoding putative gustatory receptor clone PTE01; its protein translation is MPIYLIHFSNPLFFFKRCPSHIEQQNLTSVSEFFLTGLSDDPELQPLLFGLFLSMYLVTVLGNLLIILAVSCDSHLHTPMYFFLSNLSLADIGFTSTTIPKMIVGIQTQSRAISYVGCLTQMSFLILFGCMDSMLLTAMAYDRFVAICHPLHYSVIMNPRLCGLLVLLSVFVSLLDSQVHNLTVLQLTCFKDMEISNFFCDPSQLLSLACSGTFTNNIVMYFVGAISGFLPISGIFFSYYKIVSSILRVSSAGGKYKAFSTCGSHLSVVCLFYGTAIGVYLGSALLPSPRKDMVASVVYTVVTPMLNPFIYSLRNRDIKSALWRFLRRTG